A stretch of Myceligenerans xiligouense DNA encodes these proteins:
- a CDS encoding Rv3235 family protein, whose amino-acid sequence MTAVTETPKPVRTRAVPQPRRRTEPTAQEPRRSLRKVQLGGSDPSMTRAAELLSQIDEHREPEPQPALPDPTALVCRVARAAIEVLRGERPANQLARWTSTQVYDQLVARERLLSGTRAGRARPAAPRVGVRRVRLVRLGATSAEATVVLHDGERVRAAAVRLEGRRGTWKVTCLELG is encoded by the coding sequence ATGACCGCGGTCACCGAGACACCGAAGCCGGTGCGCACGCGCGCCGTCCCCCAGCCCCGGCGGCGCACCGAACCCACCGCCCAGGAACCTCGGCGCAGCCTGCGCAAGGTACAGCTCGGCGGTTCCGACCCGAGCATGACGCGCGCCGCCGAATTGCTGAGCCAGATCGACGAACACCGCGAACCCGAACCACAGCCCGCCCTACCCGACCCCACCGCGCTCGTCTGCCGCGTCGCTCGGGCGGCCATCGAGGTGCTGCGCGGGGAACGACCCGCCAATCAGCTCGCGCGGTGGACCTCCACGCAGGTGTACGACCAGCTCGTGGCACGAGAACGCCTGCTGAGCGGCACCCGGGCCGGCCGGGCGCGGCCCGCCGCACCACGGGTCGGTGTCCGCCGGGTGCGTCTCGTCCGGCTCGGCGCGACATCGGCCGAAGCCACGGTCGTGCTGCACGACGGCGAACGCGTGCGCGCCGCGGCGGTCCGGCTGGAGGGCAGGCGTGGCACCTGGAAGGTGACATGCCTGGAACTGGGCTGA
- a CDS encoding YceI family protein, with amino-acid sequence MRTRMKVAIGAGAAVVAVGVVAGIYGPGLYADRASEAADDEPTLGTSMAPLADTEAAEGTWTVGDGSFAGYRVEEVLQGADVTVTGRTEEVTGSVTVTDGTITAAGIEVDIASVATDETRRDQYFRDQAMEADTYPTAIFELTDPAELRSGATAVELTGDLTIHGVTQPATVEAEVAGDASGGGPVQVIGSVPITFTDFGVEAPDLGFVSVEDEGSIEFSLQLRSGA; translated from the coding sequence GTGCGCACACGGATGAAGGTCGCGATCGGGGCCGGCGCGGCAGTGGTCGCCGTCGGCGTCGTGGCAGGGATCTACGGACCCGGCCTGTACGCGGACCGGGCAAGCGAAGCGGCGGACGACGAACCGACGCTCGGGACATCGATGGCGCCCCTCGCGGACACCGAGGCCGCCGAGGGCACGTGGACGGTGGGAGACGGTTCGTTCGCCGGGTACCGCGTCGAGGAGGTGCTGCAGGGCGCTGACGTGACCGTCACGGGACGCACCGAAGAGGTCACGGGATCCGTGACGGTCACGGACGGCACGATCACCGCGGCCGGCATCGAGGTCGACATCGCCAGCGTGGCGACCGACGAGACCCGGCGCGACCAGTACTTCCGGGACCAGGCGATGGAGGCCGACACCTACCCCACGGCGATCTTCGAACTGACCGACCCGGCCGAACTCCGGAGCGGCGCCACGGCGGTGGAGCTGACGGGCGACCTGACGATCCACGGCGTCACCCAGCCGGCGACGGTCGAGGCGGAGGTCGCGGGAGACGCCTCCGGCGGCGGCCCCGTCCAGGTCATCGGCAGCGTGCCGATCACGTTCACCGACTTCGGTGTCGAGGCCCCGGACCTCGGGTTCGTCTCGGTGGAGGACGAGGGCAGCATCGAGTTCTCCCTGCAGCTCCGGTCCGGGGCGTAG
- a CDS encoding sigma-70 family RNA polymerase sigma factor — MGAEDELLEAVHESHADALYRYVVRRTGDEEEARDVVQETLLRAWRHPEVLERSEESVRAWLFTVARNLVVDHLRSARRTREHATGHLPEREEHDRTQAVLDSWLVADALVSLSPDHRAVVVGAYYGGRSVAELATELGVPTGTVKSRLHYGLRALRLALQEKGVTS; from the coding sequence GTGGGCGCAGAAGACGAACTCCTCGAGGCGGTGCACGAATCCCATGCCGACGCGCTGTACCGGTACGTCGTGCGCCGCACGGGCGACGAGGAGGAGGCGCGCGACGTCGTGCAGGAGACCCTGCTGCGCGCATGGCGCCACCCCGAGGTGCTCGAACGGTCCGAGGAGTCCGTGCGCGCCTGGCTCTTCACGGTCGCGCGGAACCTCGTCGTCGACCACCTGCGCAGCGCGCGCCGCACCCGCGAACACGCCACCGGTCACCTGCCCGAACGCGAGGAGCACGACAGGACCCAGGCGGTACTCGACTCGTGGCTCGTCGCCGACGCGCTGGTGTCGCTCTCACCGGACCACCGGGCCGTCGTCGTCGGCGCGTACTACGGCGGCCGCTCGGTGGCCGAGCTCGCCACCGAGCTGGGCGTCCCGACCGGGACGGTGAAGTCACGCCTGCACTACGGGCTGCGTGCGCTGCGCCTGGCACTGCAGGAGAAAGGAGTCACGTCATGA
- a CDS encoding anti-sigma factor family protein has product MMAPAERNGGDRYADWDAAYVLGALSPSDRHAYERHLAACHTCRAAVAELAGMPGLLSTVSPAQAESPTQDAPGATPLPDGAPPAHTGAGAGAGGAPDTSLAPAVPLAPLARAARRSRRRRRTLGAVAASALLIAGAAGGSLLTGPGPFRSPDGVGTTAPPVTAANARTVELHPVGEADMSAQVVVTPTTWGTKFQWSCHYPPDPGQDPPAGQDYEPREPVTYELVVVGHDGVRTVAATWVWSGGTTTGLDASSAVPLTDMDRIEITLDGQDEALAAATL; this is encoded by the coding sequence ATGATGGCGCCGGCAGAGAGGAACGGCGGCGACCGCTACGCCGACTGGGACGCCGCATACGTGCTCGGCGCCCTGAGCCCGAGCGACCGGCACGCCTACGAACGACACCTGGCCGCGTGCCACACCTGCCGCGCCGCGGTGGCCGAGCTCGCCGGAATGCCGGGACTGCTGAGCACCGTGTCCCCGGCACAAGCCGAGTCACCCACCCAGGACGCACCAGGCGCCACGCCCCTGCCGGACGGCGCCCCGCCTGCCCACACAGGCGCAGGTGCAGGCGCAGGCGGTGCGCCCGACACCAGCCTCGCACCGGCCGTCCCGCTCGCACCCCTCGCCCGCGCGGCTCGACGATCCCGCCGACGGCGACGAACACTCGGCGCGGTCGCCGCATCGGCCCTGCTGATCGCGGGAGCGGCCGGCGGTTCACTGCTGACCGGCCCCGGCCCGTTCAGGTCGCCGGACGGCGTCGGCACGACAGCGCCGCCGGTCACCGCGGCGAACGCCCGAACGGTCGAACTGCACCCCGTCGGCGAGGCGGACATGAGCGCCCAGGTGGTCGTCACTCCGACCACCTGGGGAACGAAGTTCCAGTGGTCCTGCCACTACCCACCCGACCCCGGGCAGGACCCGCCCGCCGGTCAGGACTACGAACCGCGGGAACCAGTCACGTACGAACTCGTCGTGGTCGGCCACGACGGCGTTCGCACCGTCGCGGCGACCTGGGTGTGGTCGGGCGGCACGACGACCGGCCTGGACGCCTCCTCGGCGGTGCCCCTGACGGACATGGACCGCATCGAGATCACACTCGACGGCCAGGACGAGGCGCTCGCGGCGGCGACCCTGTGA
- a CDS encoding nucleoside/nucleotide kinase family protein encodes MARETPYQPGRKTLTCWFAGLATLDVIHRAARPERDQKVTAVRQDVSAGGPAANAAVTAAALGMRSVLVTALGTSAVGTAARADLERYGVEVHDVARPHHDLAVSAVLVDDTTGERSVVSADGALTQVPGPGPDELAALPAPDVVLLDGHHPDIARSVLAHARTLRPRPLIVLDAGRWRPVFADLLPDADVIACSAAFRVPEGQEGWYAGLRGATVVTHGSAPVDWWDGDARGTIDVPAVPAVDTLGAGDAFHGALTAALARGAELPRACAEAVRVASLRVRYLGPRGWLAHLGGGEVPQRAVDETPCPAPRAADGDLADAGLPAVPADLVDRARRLADDPARSGRAVLGLTGPPGAGKSTLAAGLAAALGPDRAVVVGMDGFHLANAVLEARGSRERKGAIDTFDDAGYADLIGRIAAAHPDGDPVLAPEFRREIEEPIAGAVVVPPGVPLVITEGNYLLAGTGHWPRAREHMTEVWYVDVPGDVRLERLTARHHAHGKTPEAARAWARGSDQHNAEVVAATRDDADLHVTIE; translated from the coding sequence ATGGCGAGAGAGACCCCGTATCAGCCTGGCCGGAAAACGTTGACCTGCTGGTTCGCCGGTCTTGCCACGCTGGACGTGATTCACCGTGCGGCCAGGCCAGAGCGCGACCAGAAGGTCACCGCTGTCCGGCAGGACGTCTCCGCGGGTGGTCCGGCCGCGAACGCGGCGGTCACGGCTGCCGCACTGGGCATGCGTTCCGTGCTGGTCACCGCCCTCGGAACCAGCGCCGTGGGTACGGCCGCCCGCGCGGATCTGGAACGGTACGGCGTGGAGGTGCACGACGTCGCGCGGCCCCACCACGACCTGGCGGTCTCCGCGGTACTCGTCGACGACACCACGGGGGAGCGGTCGGTCGTCTCCGCCGACGGGGCCCTCACGCAGGTTCCCGGGCCGGGCCCGGACGAACTGGCCGCCCTCCCGGCGCCCGACGTCGTGCTGCTCGACGGACACCATCCCGACATCGCGCGCAGCGTGCTCGCGCACGCCCGGACCTTGCGCCCGCGCCCGCTGATCGTGCTCGACGCGGGCCGGTGGCGCCCGGTGTTCGCCGACCTGCTGCCCGACGCCGACGTCATCGCGTGCTCGGCGGCCTTCCGCGTCCCCGAAGGTCAGGAGGGCTGGTACGCGGGGCTGCGCGGGGCGACGGTGGTGACGCACGGCTCCGCGCCGGTGGACTGGTGGGACGGCGATGCCCGCGGCACCATCGACGTGCCGGCCGTTCCCGCCGTCGACACGCTCGGTGCCGGGGACGCCTTCCACGGTGCGCTGACGGCCGCGCTGGCCCGGGGCGCGGAGCTTCCGCGGGCGTGCGCCGAGGCGGTGCGCGTGGCCTCGCTCCGGGTGCGGTATCTGGGGCCGCGCGGATGGCTGGCACATCTGGGCGGGGGAGAGGTGCCGCAGCGCGCGGTCGACGAGACTCCGTGTCCGGCGCCGCGGGCGGCGGACGGGGACCTCGCGGACGCCGGCCTTCCAGCAGTCCCGGCGGATCTCGTCGACCGGGCACGACGCCTCGCGGACGATCCCGCTCGCTCCGGCCGCGCCGTCCTGGGTCTCACCGGTCCGCCCGGGGCCGGGAAATCGACCCTCGCAGCGGGTCTCGCGGCGGCGCTCGGGCCGGACCGCGCGGTGGTGGTCGGCATGGACGGGTTCCATCTGGCGAATGCCGTGCTGGAGGCGCGTGGAAGCCGGGAGCGCAAGGGCGCGATCGACACCTTCGACGACGCCGGATACGCCGACCTGATCGGACGCATCGCCGCGGCGCACCCGGACGGCGACCCGGTTCTCGCCCCGGAGTTCCGGCGTGAGATCGAGGAGCCGATCGCGGGCGCCGTCGTCGTGCCGCCCGGCGTGCCTCTCGTGATCACCGAGGGAAACTACCTTCTTGCGGGGACCGGGCACTGGCCGCGCGCTCGCGAGCACATGACGGAGGTCTGGTACGTCGATGTGCCCGGCGACGTCCGGCTGGAGCGGTTGACGGCCAGGCATCATGCCCACGGGAAGACACCGGAGGCGGCCCGGGCCTGGGCGCGCGGCTCGGACCAGCACAACGCCGAGGTCGTCGCCGCGACACGGGACGACGCGGATCTGCACGTCACCATCGAGTGA
- a CDS encoding anthranilate synthase family protein, whose protein sequence is MSRIRPSAAVTRYPLLAQVLTSDGALPFALLRRHGGTEVEVLVGDVVDAGLLRDIPLDGAPVLAVVPFRQARERGFTVRDDDAPLRCLVVRASERVPLSDAVAALPPEPVPAEPLGFDVPDAEYADTVRRVIDDEIGQGAGANFVVMRRFEARTDAAPVTALASWFRALLTHEVGSYWTFAVHAPAPATDAARPAAGTLSLAGATPERHLTVHDGVARMNPISGTYRHPVTGPTRDGVLDFLRDTKENEELFMVVDEEMKMMSALCPDGGRIVGPYLKQMARLSHTEYLLEGRTALDPREALRLTMFAPTVTGSPMENACTVITRHESRPRGYYSGCLALFEPDASEQGPSEPHDAGVPDAEPAPHGAAGYSLDAPILIRTAYLSDGGRVSVPAGATLVRHSVPEHEVAETHAKASGVLASLGLVPRGAGPGSVVDLNAQPGVSEALTARNRQLAEFWVRPQDAADAATTPEPTAAAGSSGAPLDPVETSPLTGRNVLVVDHEDQFTTMLAHQFRHLGMNARVVRWDAVGDVLADDLVVLGPGPGDPRDTEDPRIAAITRRIHERVTGGRPLLAVCLSHQVLAGLAGFPIRPLPAPRQGVRLDSDVFGTTAAVGYYNTFGAQLATLDAADADSPVARLALEPSADANGVLTALRGPGVASVQGHLESVLSADGVTVLETLTRHVLDAGVPAAPSAAR, encoded by the coding sequence ATGTCCCGCATCCGTCCCTCCGCCGCCGTCACCCGATATCCGCTCCTCGCCCAGGTCCTCACCTCCGACGGGGCGCTCCCCTTCGCGCTCCTGCGCCGTCACGGCGGCACCGAGGTCGAGGTCCTGGTCGGTGACGTGGTCGACGCCGGCCTCCTTCGTGACATCCCGCTCGACGGCGCGCCCGTGCTCGCCGTGGTCCCGTTCCGGCAGGCCCGCGAGCGCGGATTCACCGTGCGCGACGACGACGCCCCGCTGCGCTGCCTGGTCGTCCGCGCGTCGGAGCGGGTCCCCCTGTCCGACGCCGTCGCCGCCCTTCCCCCCGAACCCGTGCCCGCCGAACCGCTCGGTTTCGACGTCCCGGACGCCGAGTACGCGGACACGGTGCGCCGAGTGATCGACGACGAGATCGGACAGGGCGCAGGCGCCAACTTCGTGGTGATGCGCCGCTTCGAGGCCCGCACCGACGCGGCGCCCGTCACCGCCCTGGCCTCGTGGTTCCGCGCGCTGCTCACGCACGAGGTCGGCTCGTACTGGACATTCGCGGTGCATGCTCCCGCGCCCGCGACGGACGCGGCGCGGCCCGCGGCCGGGACGCTGTCCCTGGCGGGCGCCACACCCGAGCGGCACCTGACCGTGCACGACGGCGTGGCCCGTATGAACCCGATCAGCGGCACCTACCGGCACCCCGTGACCGGCCCGACGCGCGACGGCGTCCTCGATTTCCTGCGCGACACCAAGGAGAACGAGGAGCTCTTCATGGTCGTCGACGAGGAGATGAAGATGATGAGCGCGCTCTGCCCGGACGGCGGGCGCATCGTCGGCCCGTACCTCAAGCAGATGGCCCGCCTCAGCCACACCGAGTACCTGCTGGAGGGCCGCACCGCCCTCGACCCGCGCGAGGCGCTGCGTCTGACGATGTTCGCGCCCACCGTGACCGGGTCGCCGATGGAGAACGCCTGCACCGTCATCACCCGTCACGAGAGCCGCCCCCGTGGCTACTACTCGGGATGTCTCGCCCTCTTCGAGCCGGACGCCTCGGAACAGGGCCCGTCCGAGCCGCACGACGCCGGCGTCCCCGACGCCGAGCCCGCTCCGCACGGCGCCGCCGGCTACTCGCTCGACGCCCCGATCCTCATCCGCACTGCCTACCTGTCCGACGGCGGCCGGGTGTCCGTCCCGGCCGGGGCCACCCTCGTGCGCCACTCCGTTCCGGAGCACGAGGTGGCGGAAACCCACGCCAAGGCGTCGGGCGTGCTGGCGTCGCTCGGGCTGGTACCGCGCGGAGCCGGGCCCGGCTCCGTCGTCGACCTGAACGCGCAGCCCGGGGTCTCCGAGGCGCTGACGGCCCGCAATCGCCAGCTCGCCGAGTTCTGGGTGCGGCCGCAGGACGCCGCGGACGCCGCGACGACGCCGGAGCCGACCGCCGCGGCCGGGAGCTCCGGCGCCCCGCTCGACCCGGTCGAGACGTCACCCCTGACCGGGCGGAACGTGCTCGTCGTCGACCACGAGGACCAGTTCACGACCATGCTCGCCCACCAGTTCCGCCACCTGGGGATGAACGCCCGCGTGGTGCGGTGGGACGCCGTGGGCGACGTGCTCGCGGACGATCTGGTCGTGCTCGGCCCGGGGCCGGGAGACCCGCGCGACACCGAGGATCCTCGGATCGCCGCCATCACCCGGCGGATCCATGAGCGCGTCACGGGGGGCCGGCCGCTGCTCGCCGTCTGCCTCAGCCACCAGGTGCTCGCCGGCCTCGCGGGTTTCCCGATCCGCCCGCTGCCCGCGCCGCGCCAGGGCGTGCGGCTCGACTCCGACGTGTTCGGCACCACGGCCGCCGTCGGCTACTACAACACCTTCGGCGCGCAGCTCGCCACCCTCGACGCGGCCGACGCCGACAGCCCCGTGGCCCGGCTCGCCCTCGAACCGTCCGCCGACGCGAACGGCGTCCTCACCGCCTTGCGCGGGCCCGGGGTGGCCTCGGTCCAGGGACACCTGGAGTCGGTGCTCTCGGCCGACGGCGTCACCGTCCTGGAAACCCTCACCCGTCACGTTCTCGACGCGGGTGTCCCGGCGGCGCCGTCCGCAGCGCGCTGA
- a CDS encoding vWA domain-containing protein → MPRTTRRQAVAALATTAVVALSLTACGSDADSAFDGGQGAPAPADAQMYAEDSAPDTRRIAPTESQEEYADAAEQPFQDVATSPLSTFSADVDTASYSNLRRQITQGQAPEGVRIEELVNYFDYDHPAPGREDDEPFAVTAEVAPAPWAPEHHLAMIGVQATEAVPTHEGNNIVFLLDVSGSMDEPNKLPLLAESFSLLASNLGEDDVVSVVTYAGDDRVLLDSVPGSEDGVITDALESLTAGGSTGGAAGLETAYELARKNFVEGGNNRVVLATDGDFNVGPSTPEQLTEQVEDARESGVYISVLGFGTYNLKDATMEAIADHGNGNYAYIDTVDEARKVLVDEFDSTMYVVAQDLKLQVELNPAVVSEYRLIGYDNRRLEDEEFDDDTKDAGDVGAGHAVTAFYEIVPASGAAADNGLKYQDSRASGSDDFMTVHVRWKEPGGSESAEREYPVEAGALTETPSTDFRFASAVVEAGLVARGSQYAADASLESARSRAAAALGADPYGLRAEFVALLDRYRELAA, encoded by the coding sequence ATGCCCCGTACCACCCGTCGCCAGGCGGTCGCCGCGCTCGCCACGACCGCCGTCGTCGCACTGTCCCTGACCGCCTGCGGCAGTGACGCGGACAGCGCGTTCGACGGCGGCCAGGGCGCACCGGCCCCCGCCGACGCCCAGATGTACGCCGAGGACTCCGCGCCGGACACCCGGCGCATCGCGCCGACCGAGTCCCAGGAGGAGTACGCCGACGCCGCGGAACAACCGTTCCAGGACGTCGCCACGAGCCCGTTGTCGACTTTCTCCGCCGACGTCGACACGGCGTCGTACAGCAACCTGCGCCGCCAGATCACGCAGGGGCAGGCGCCCGAGGGCGTGCGCATCGAGGAGCTTGTCAACTATTTCGACTACGACCACCCCGCGCCCGGCCGGGAGGACGACGAGCCGTTCGCGGTGACGGCGGAGGTGGCCCCGGCGCCATGGGCGCCCGAGCACCACCTGGCGATGATCGGCGTGCAGGCGACCGAGGCCGTGCCGACGCACGAGGGCAACAACATCGTCTTCCTGCTGGACGTGTCCGGCTCGATGGACGAGCCGAACAAACTCCCGCTGCTGGCCGAGTCGTTCTCCCTGCTCGCGTCGAACCTCGGGGAGGACGACGTGGTCTCGGTCGTCACCTACGCGGGCGACGACCGGGTGCTCCTCGACTCGGTTCCCGGGTCCGAGGACGGCGTGATCACCGACGCCCTGGAGTCGCTGACCGCGGGCGGTTCCACCGGAGGCGCCGCCGGCCTGGAGACCGCCTACGAGCTTGCGCGGAAGAACTTCGTCGAGGGCGGCAACAACCGGGTGGTCCTGGCGACCGACGGCGACTTCAACGTGGGGCCGTCGACCCCGGAGCAACTCACGGAGCAGGTCGAGGACGCGCGCGAGTCGGGTGTGTACATCTCGGTGCTCGGCTTCGGGACGTACAACCTCAAGGACGCCACGATGGAGGCGATCGCCGATCACGGGAACGGCAACTACGCCTACATCGACACCGTCGACGAGGCGCGCAAGGTGCTCGTGGACGAGTTCGACTCGACCATGTACGTGGTCGCCCAGGACCTGAAGCTGCAGGTGGAGCTCAACCCGGCGGTGGTGTCCGAGTACCGGCTGATCGGCTACGACAACCGCCGCCTGGAGGACGAGGAGTTCGACGACGACACCAAGGACGCCGGCGATGTCGGCGCCGGGCACGCGGTGACCGCCTTCTACGAGATCGTTCCCGCGTCCGGCGCCGCCGCCGACAACGGGCTGAAGTACCAGGACTCCCGCGCGTCGGGCTCGGACGACTTCATGACGGTGCACGTGCGCTGGAAGGAACCGGGCGGGTCGGAGAGCGCGGAGCGGGAGTACCCGGTGGAGGCCGGCGCGCTCACGGAGACACCGTCCACCGACTTCCGGTTCGCGTCGGCCGTGGTCGAGGCCGGACTCGTCGCCCGTGGATCGCAGTACGCGGCCGACGCGAGCCTGGAGTCCGCCCGGTCGCGTGCGGCCGCGGCCCTCGGGGCGGACCCCTACGGCCTCCGGGCCGAGTTCGTCGCCCTGCTGGACCGGTACCGCGAGCTGGCCGCCTGA
- a CDS encoding SPFH domain-containing protein yields MSLLDKFKDEFVDIVEWTDDTRDTIVWRFPRHDNEIKNGARLTVRESQTAVFVNEGQIADVFGPGMYSLETANLPVLSTLKGWKYGFESPFKAEVYFVSTRQFTDLKWGTKNPVIMRDAEFGAVRLRAFGAFAARVTDPKLLLRELVGTDPQFRTDEVHEYLRQNIVSRLGTALAKANVPVLDLAAHQGELGDSLAVTLTGELEPDLGIAVPKFVIENISLPPEVEEKLDKRTSMGIVGNLDQYTKFQAAEALEAAAENPGSGAATVVGMGLGQAAGNIVGGATAPAAQPPAQAGAATPPPLPGGPQWFLGVNGQQTGPLDDAGLAAHVSSGALTPETLVWRNGMPGWEPASSVPDVARHLASTPPPLPNQG; encoded by the coding sequence ATGAGCCTGCTGGACAAGTTCAAGGACGAGTTCGTCGACATCGTCGAATGGACCGACGACACCCGCGACACCATCGTGTGGCGCTTCCCCCGGCACGACAACGAGATCAAGAACGGGGCGCGGCTGACGGTCCGGGAGTCCCAGACAGCGGTGTTCGTCAACGAGGGGCAGATCGCCGACGTCTTCGGCCCCGGCATGTACTCCCTGGAGACCGCGAACCTGCCGGTCCTGAGCACCCTCAAGGGGTGGAAGTACGGGTTCGAGTCACCGTTCAAGGCCGAGGTGTACTTCGTCAGCACCCGGCAGTTCACGGACCTCAAGTGGGGCACCAAGAACCCCGTGATCATGCGCGACGCCGAGTTCGGCGCCGTGCGGCTGCGCGCCTTCGGGGCCTTCGCCGCCCGCGTCACCGACCCGAAGCTCCTGCTGCGCGAACTCGTCGGCACCGACCCCCAGTTCCGCACCGACGAGGTGCACGAATATCTGCGCCAGAACATCGTGAGCCGCCTCGGAACCGCACTGGCCAAGGCGAACGTCCCCGTTCTGGACCTGGCCGCGCACCAGGGCGAACTCGGCGACAGCCTCGCCGTGACACTCACCGGCGAGCTCGAACCGGACCTCGGCATCGCCGTCCCGAAGTTCGTCATCGAGAACATCTCCCTGCCGCCGGAGGTCGAGGAGAAGCTCGACAAGCGCACGTCGATGGGGATCGTCGGCAACCTCGACCAGTACACGAAGTTCCAGGCCGCCGAGGCCCTCGAAGCCGCCGCCGAGAACCCGGGCAGCGGCGCCGCCACCGTCGTCGGGATGGGGCTGGGCCAGGCCGCCGGGAACATCGTCGGCGGAGCGACCGCACCCGCCGCCCAACCGCCCGCGCAGGCCGGTGCCGCCACGCCGCCGCCGCTGCCGGGCGGCCCGCAGTGGTTCCTCGGCGTGAACGGGCAGCAGACCGGGCCGCTGGACGACGCCGGACTGGCCGCCCACGTCTCCTCCGGTGCTCTCACGCCCGAGACGCTGGTGTGGAGGAACGGCATGCCGGGCTGGGAACCCGCGTCATCCGTGCCCGACGTCGCCCGCCACCTCGCCAGCACACCCCCGCCGCTGCCGAACCAGGGCTGA
- a CDS encoding sugar kinase — MTNPSLSVRPAAECRYDVVALGEVMLRLDPGERRVRNARSFDVWEGGGEYNVARGLRRCFGLRGAIVTALANNDVGRLVEDLMLTGGLDTSWVRWRDFDGIGRQVRNGLNFTERGFGVRGALGVSDRGHTAVSQLRPEDVDWDALFGSGVRWLHTGGIFAALSESAADVAEAAMVAARAHGTVVSYDLNYRPSLWKGIGGVQRAREVNRRLAEHVDVMIGNEEDFTASLGFEVEGVEENLTDLDTGAFRAMIERASGEYDNFQVIATTLRGVRTATVNDWGAIAWSRTEGFAEATHRPGLEILDRVGGGDSFASGLAYGLMELGSLAEAVEYGAAHGALAMTTPGDTTTATLAEVAKLAAGGNARVDR, encoded by the coding sequence ATGACCAACCCTTCCCTGTCCGTCCGTCCCGCCGCCGAGTGCCGTTACGACGTCGTCGCGCTCGGTGAGGTCATGCTCCGGCTCGACCCGGGCGAACGCCGTGTGCGCAACGCCCGCAGCTTCGACGTCTGGGAGGGTGGCGGCGAGTACAACGTGGCGCGCGGTCTGCGCCGCTGCTTCGGTCTGCGCGGTGCGATCGTGACCGCGCTCGCGAACAACGACGTCGGCCGCCTGGTGGAGGACCTCATGCTCACCGGCGGCCTGGACACGTCATGGGTGCGGTGGCGTGACTTCGACGGGATCGGCCGGCAGGTGCGTAACGGTCTGAACTTCACCGAGCGGGGTTTCGGGGTGCGTGGGGCGCTGGGGGTGAGTGACCGCGGTCATACGGCGGTCTCGCAGTTGCGGCCTGAGGATGTGGACTGGGACGCGCTGTTCGGTTCAGGTGTGCGGTGGCTGCACACGGGTGGGATCTTCGCGGCGTTGTCGGAGTCGGCGGCGGACGTGGCCGAGGCGGCGATGGTGGCGGCGCGGGCGCACGGCACGGTCGTGTCCTACGACTTGAACTACCGGCCCTCGTTGTGGAAGGGGATCGGTGGGGTGCAGCGGGCTCGGGAGGTCAACCGGCGCCTGGCGGAGCATGTGGATGTGATGATCGGGAACGAGGAGGACTTCACGGCCTCGCTCGGGTTCGAGGTCGAGGGCGTCGAGGAGAACCTGACTGATCTGGACACCGGTGCGTTCCGGGCCATGATCGAGCGGGCCTCGGGCGAGTACGACAACTTCCAGGTGATCGCGACCACGCTGCGCGGGGTGCGGACCGCCACGGTCAACGACTGGGGAGCGATCGCCTGGTCACGCACCGAAGGGTTCGCCGAGGCGACCCACCGGCCCGGTCTGGAGATCCTGGACCGGGTGGGGGGCGGGGACTCGTTCGCCTCGGGCCTGGCCTACGGCCTGATGGAACTGGGCTCTCTGGCCGAGGCCGTCGAGTACGGGGCCGCCCACGGCGCCCTGGCCATGACCACCCCCGGGGACACCACCACCGCCACCCTCGCCGAAGTCGCCAAACTCGCCGCAGGAGGCAACGCCCGCGTCGACCGCTGA